A single window of Zea mays cultivar B73 chromosome 10, Zm-B73-REFERENCE-NAM-5.0, whole genome shotgun sequence DNA harbors:
- the LOC103641705 gene encoding homeobox-DDT domain protein RLT2 encodes MDKLDKTQGTLSFVASVASRVAPPRARVPIISPRPCWGAARPPILFYLASALRRYLLLSPVGGGIEPRARFGLGASDDGGSGPAAGSPGPQSAPAAVGGASSAPGASGSDGKPPVKRVMKTPYQLEVLERTYAEDSYPNEKKWAELSVQLNLTDRQLQMWFCHRRLKDRKPPAKRQLRDEEVSVPVIGPPPHVLPPPLPPSEMMVGTVGTYGEQLLPYSRRGSGRLSAAPRLSVPKIGRRYYEPPQVMLPHMAPVHLTQAEHRVIDSVEALIGEPLRDDGPVLGIEFDSLPPGAFGAPIVPEQPRQPFRSYETKMFSGPKTMKAVHEYQFLPEQPSDTYERASQSHFYDSSAEASNLRVAPLSTGSRFLHGVEQAPSYTFHSQSSGSSHLTQRGSGRSPIASALTDHEGALSNINASTTPIHGQLGIPQVAGFESPLASPERLGYHDEDTYHMDRKRKHNEEAKIAREVEAHEKRIRKELEAHIWSFTMKSSFCKHAIVTQTDPKESSSLSTTCGVASPSSSPRRRYPAPQHRHVLPRAPQPDRGLCPGAGHAGTRSVVSSSSMEWNMEQANARFASAVRVA; translated from the exons ATGGATAAATTAGACAAGACGCAAG GTACCCTGTCGTTCGTTGCATCCGTGGCCTCCCGTGTTGCTCCTCCTCGCGCCCGCGTCCCTATTATTTCTCCGCGTCCGTGCTGGGGCGCGGCGCGCCCACCGATCCTGTTCTACCTCGCGTCTGCGCTGCGACGTTACCTGCTGCTGTCGCCCGTTGGTGGTGGGATCGAGCCGCGGGCTCGATTCGGGCTTGGCGCCTCCGACGACGGGGGCTCCGGGCCGGCGGCAGGGAGTCCCGGCCCTCAGTCGGCCCCCGCGGCCGTTGGCGGTGCGAGTAGCGCTCCTGGCGCGTCTGGATCCGACGGGAAGCCGCCGGTGAAGCGCGTCATGAAGACGCCCTACCAGCTGGAGGTCCTCGAGAGGACGTACGCAG AGGACTCGTATCCCAATGAGAAGAAGTGGGCGGAGCTGTCGGTGCAGTTGAACCTCACAGACAGGCAGCTTCAGATGTGGTTCTGCCACCGCCGGCTCAAGGACCGGAAACCACCGGCCAAGAGGCAGCTAAGGGACGAGGAGGTTAGCGTCCCAGTCATAGGGCCGCCGCCACATGTGCTTCCGCCTCCATTGCCTCCCAGCGAGATGATGGTGGGGACTGTCGGAACCTATGGTGAGCAGCTGCTGCCCTATTCCAGGAGAGGGTCTGGCCGGTTATCGGCTGCACCTAGGTTATCTGTGCCGAAGATTGGGAGGAGATACTATGAACCGCCACAAGTCATGCTGCCTCATATGGCACCAGTGCACCTTACGCAAGCAGAGCACCGGGTGATCGATTCTGTGGAAGCACTTATAGGGGAACCTTTGAGGGACGATGGACCAGTGCTTGGTATTGAATTTGATTCACTTCCTCCTGGTGCATTTGGAGCACCTATCG TCCCTGAGCAACCGAGGCAGCCCTTTCGATCATATGAGACCAAGATGTTTTCTGGTCCCAAAACCATGAAG GCAGTACATGAATACCAGTTTCTTCCTGAGCAGCCAAGTGATACATATGAGAGGGCAAGCCAGTCACACTTCTATGATTCTTCAGCAGAAGCGTCAAACTTGAGGGTAGCTCCGCTGTCTACAGGATCACGCTTTCTCCATGGAGTTGAGCAGGCACCTAGCTATACATTTCACAGTCAATCATCTGGTTCTAGCCATTTGACTCAACGTGGCAGTGGCAGGTCACCTATTGCATCGGCATTGACAGATCATGAGGGGGCTTTGTCAAATATTAATGCTAGCACAACTCCAATCCACGGCCAACTTGGCATCCCTCAAGTTGCCGGATTCGAAAGCCCCCTGGCATCCCCTGAAAGATTGGGTTATCATGATGAAGATACATATCACATGGACAGAAAGCGCAAG CATAATGAGGAAGCTAAGATTGCTAgggaggttgaggctcatgaaaagAGAATCAGAAAGGAGCTTGAGGCTCAT ATTTGGAGCTTTACGATGAAATCATCCTTTTGCAAGCATGCAATTGTCACACAGACGGACCCCAAAGAATCCTCCTCGCTCTCCACCACGTGCGGCGTCGCCTCGCCCTCTTCCTCCCCACGCCGCCGCTACCCCGCCCCCCAACACCGCCATGTTCTTCCCCGTGCCCCGCAG CCAGACCGCGGCCTTTGCCCTGGCGCCGGCCATGCAGGCACGCGGTCGGTCGTCTCGTCGTCGTCGATGGAATGGAACATGGAACAAGCAAACGCGCGCTTTGCTTCTGCCGTCCGTGTTGCTTGA